DNA sequence from the Vibrio ishigakensis genome:
AAACTTTGCTTCATCCAATCGCTTGGGGTTTCCCAGTGAGCAGCGTACGCATTTTCTCCATTGTCTGTACCTTCAGTGGTGCAGGTTTCAGACAAACGTTTACCATCCACTTCACTCAGGCAGCTTAGGTCGTAGATAGGGGCTGTGTAGAATGTTTGTGCTTGCCAATCGGAGTTGGTTACGGTTCCATCGCTAAAGCTCGCGATAAACCCGCCATCACCAGGGTGAAATGCCTTTCCTCGATTATCTTCGGTACCCAGGCCTAGGTTTTCTTCCCAGTCAATGACCTTGACCGCAATGGTATAAGGCTTGTTAACCTTGAATTTTACGATACTAGAATTGAAGGGAGTGAAGGGAACTGTGTCTACCGCAACCAGTTGACCATTAATGTACAGCTCAAAGTAGTTATCAGCAAAGATATAGCCAGTGATCTCTTCTCCGTCAGCATCTACAACGGCTAAAGGGACTGAGTCTTCATCAACATCTGCAATACTTTGAGGGGTGATGTTGGAGCACTCTTCATACAAGTCCTTCGCTTTCGGCGCAGTAGTAAAGTGGTTATCAGCAGGAACCGTCCATACCTTGCCGTCAGAGCTAGTAATCTCGCCAACACCAGCAACACGACTTCTTCCATTCTCACACTGAAAAAGGTTTTCCTCGATTGTCTTAGCACGCCCTTGAGTGATGCTAGCTGAACCCTTGTAATCACTAATGCCAGTGCTAGCAACCGAGTCAGATGAAGGAGAGCACCCCGCTAAAAATAAGGTTACAGATGAAAGAGCGATAACTTGGCTGTTTTTGATAACCATTGGCGGAGATCCTGTTTGGGTAAGAAGTTTAAGCGTAGTTTTAACCAGAGAGAGGTCAATTCGACTCTCTAAATAAGGTGCGTATTCTGCCCATTAGACTGTAAACGAACGTAAACAGCACGCAATGTTGGGTAAACTTATGCTCTCATCTTGAGCAATTTTAGGAACAGATTCAAAACTACGACTCTCTGCTAGTTTCTGATTGCTATTCCTACCTCATTCGCTAATAATCGAGGCAATGTTACCGTAACACTTAGACGTACTGTGAAGAATAAAAGGACATCTCTGCAAGACATTGCCGACCAAGTTGGCGTAACCAAGATGACGGTGAGTCGCTACCTAAGGGACCCAGAAAAGGTATCGCAAAAGACTCGTGACAAGATTGAAAAGGTCATCACAGAAACCGGCTATATCCCCAATAAAGCCCCTGCTCTGCTCTCGAACTCCAAGAGTTTCGCTATCGGTGTTCTGGTTCCTTCACTCACCAACCAGGTATTCGCAGATGTTATTAGTGGTATCGAAGAGGTCACTGAACCCGCCGGCTATCAGGTGATGTTGGCCCACTACGGCTACTCTCCTGAAGTAGAAGAAAAGCACATCACCTCGCTGCTTTCATATCAAATCGACGGTCTGATCCTATCCGACTTCGAACACACCGAAAGAACGCTCGCCATGATTGAGATGGCAGGTATTCCAACTATTGAAATCATGGGCTCGAGTAAGACTCCTATCCATCAATCTGTCGGCTTTGATAACAAAAAAGCGGGCTATTTGATGACTAAGGCACTTCTAGAAAAGGGGTATAAGCATCCTGTTTATCTTGGTGCTCAGCTCGATAGACGAACCGAGCTAAAGCGCGAAGGCTATCGAGACGCCGTTGAAGAGTTTGGTGTTATGCCAATTGAGATGCTGACCGAAGAAGGCTCCTCTTTCTCTCTAGGACGTGAATTACTGACCAAGACGCTAGAGCAACATCCACAAGCCGACAGCTTCTTCTGCACCAATGACGATATCGCAACTGGGGTTGTGTTTGAGTGCCAGCATCAAGGGATCTCAATACCTGAGCAAATCGCAGTAGCCGGATTCCATGGTCTGGATGTAGGTCAATC
Encoded proteins:
- a CDS encoding LacI family DNA-binding transcriptional regulator translates to MTVSRYLRDPEKVSQKTRDKIEKVITETGYIPNKAPALLSNSKSFAIGVLVPSLTNQVFADVISGIEEVTEPAGYQVMLAHYGYSPEVEEKHITSLLSYQIDGLILSDFEHTERTLAMIEMAGIPTIEIMGSSKTPIHQSVGFDNKKAGYLMTKALLEKGYKHPVYLGAQLDRRTELKREGYRDAVEEFGVMPIEMLTEEGSSFSLGRELLTKTLEQHPQADSFFCTNDDIATGVVFECQHQGISIPEQIAVAGFHGLDVGQSLVPRLASVVTPRKEIGEIAAKQLLQRIESKSKKTDNICLDVELDFGESV